Proteins found in one Terriglobales bacterium genomic segment:
- a CDS encoding superoxide dismutase, which yields MAHQVPPLPYDFSALEPHIDALTMQTHHDKHHGAYVTNLNAALEKHPDLASKSAEDLIKNLNAVPEDIRTAVRNNGGGHVNHSMFWLIMAPNAGGEPSGPLADGIKQAFGSFADFQTKFNDAGLKRFGSGWAWLIRTAAGKLEITSTANQDNPMMDGNYPIMGNDVWEHAYYLKYKNVRGDYLKAWWNVVNWKEVQKRFEKK from the coding sequence ATGGCTCACCAAGTACCCCCTCTACCGTATGACTTCAGCGCGCTGGAACCCCATATTGACGCGCTGACCATGCAAACTCATCACGACAAGCACCACGGTGCTTACGTCACCAACCTGAATGCTGCGCTGGAAAAGCACCCCGATCTGGCCAGCAAGAGCGCCGAAGACCTCATTAAGAATTTGAATGCCGTACCGGAAGATATCCGCACCGCGGTGCGCAACAATGGCGGCGGCCACGTGAACCACAGCATGTTCTGGCTTATCATGGCGCCGAACGCGGGCGGGGAGCCTTCGGGCCCGCTGGCCGACGGCATCAAGCAGGCCTTCGGCAGCTTTGCCGACTTCCAGACCAAATTCAATGATGCCGGCCTGAAGCGCTTCGGCAGCGGATGGGCGTGGCTTATCCGCACGGCCGCCGGGAAGCTGGAGATTACCAGCACCGCCAATCAGGATAACCCCATGATGGACGGGAATTATCCCATTATGGGAAACGACGTCTGGGAGCACGCCTACTACCTGAAGTACAAGAACGTACGCGGCGATTACCTCAAAGCCTGGTGGAACGTAGTGAACTGGAAAGAAGTGCAGAAGCGCTTCGAGAAGAAATAA